The uncultured Cohaesibacter sp. genome window below encodes:
- a CDS encoding ABC transporter ATP-binding protein, translating into MSSTDPVSKAPIISLHDVYLSLGAGHSRVDILRGIDLDIESGHSVGLVGPSGSGKSTLLMVMAGLEQADRGKVLVEGSDLSRMDEDTLAQFRGTRIGIIFQSFHLVPTMTALENTAIPLELAGRRDAFDVARAELEAVGLGHRVHHYPAELSGGEQQRVAIARALAPRPSILIADEPTGNLDSDTGQEISDLMFRLHKQRGMTLMLVTHDPRLADRCERVVRLKSGQLVETPHADAHSDVPADALSGE; encoded by the coding sequence CTGTCATCGACTGATCCGGTCAGCAAGGCGCCGATCATCTCCCTTCATGATGTCTATCTGAGCCTCGGGGCTGGCCATTCGCGGGTCGATATCCTGCGCGGGATCGATCTTGACATCGAGAGCGGCCATTCGGTCGGGCTTGTCGGTCCGTCCGGTTCAGGCAAATCGACCCTGTTGATGGTGATGGCTGGTCTGGAGCAGGCCGATCGGGGCAAGGTGCTGGTTGAGGGCAGTGACCTGTCGCGCATGGACGAAGACACGCTGGCGCAGTTTCGAGGCACCCGGATCGGCATCATTTTCCAGTCTTTCCATCTTGTTCCGACCATGACTGCGTTGGAAAACACCGCCATTCCGCTGGAACTGGCGGGTCGCCGTGATGCCTTTGATGTCGCCAGGGCAGAGCTTGAAGCGGTCGGGCTGGGGCATCGCGTCCATCATTATCCTGCCGAATTGTCGGGCGGTGAACAGCAGAGGGTGGCGATTGCCCGTGCGCTGGCGCCACGACCTTCGATCCTGATTGCCGATGAACCGACCGGCAACCTCGACAGTGACACCGGTCAGGAGATTTCCGACCTGATGTTCCGCCTGCACAAACAGCGCGGCATGACCTTGATGCTGGTAACCCACGATCCGCGCCTTGCGGACCGCTGCGAGCGGGTGGTGCGGCTGAAATCGGGCCAGCTGGTGGAAACGCCGCATGCCGACGCACACTCCGATGTGCCTGCTGATGCTCTTTCCGGGGAATAG
- a CDS encoding arylesterase, which translates to MTEARADTVRILAFGDSLSAGYQLPAGTGFTDRLQEKLNAEGLDAEVINAAVSGDTTASGLSRLDWSTPDDVDLVLLELGANDALQGLPIDKAKANLDAMIEKFQAKDIKVALMGMMAPPNMGADYTAAFDAIYPALAKEHKIPLYPFFLEDVAAQPHLNLEDGMHPNEEGIKIIVAKVAPFIIDILKQTN; encoded by the coding sequence ATGACTGAAGCCAGGGCTGACACCGTCCGCATATTGGCCTTTGGCGATTCCCTCTCGGCCGGCTATCAGCTGCCCGCAGGCACGGGCTTTACCGATCGGCTGCAGGAAAAACTGAACGCCGAAGGGCTTGACGCCGAAGTGATCAATGCAGCCGTCTCCGGCGACACGACCGCCTCCGGTCTTTCGCGACTGGACTGGTCAACCCCGGATGATGTCGATCTGGTGCTGCTCGAACTGGGAGCCAATGATGCCCTGCAAGGGCTGCCGATCGACAAGGCCAAGGCCAATCTGGATGCCATGATCGAGAAATTCCAAGCCAAAGACATCAAGGTTGCCCTGATGGGCATGATGGCCCCGCCAAACATGGGCGCCGACTACACCGCCGCCTTCGATGCCATCTACCCTGCCCTTGCCAAGGAACACAAAATTCCTTTATATCCATTCTTTCTGGAAGATGTGGCAGCCCAGCCGCATCTGAACCTTGAGGATGGCATGCATCCAAACGAGGAAGGCATAAAGATCATCGTTGCCAAGGTAGCACCTTTTATCATTGATATTCTGAAACAAACCAACTGA
- a CDS encoding aldo/keto reductase: MEMRKLGRTDLEVSSLCLGTMTWGEQNTKAEAYEQLDYAVDQGINFIDAAELYPVPSRAATQGRTEEIIGDWMQDRGNRSDVILATKVIGRSMSNWFRDGEIEPRLNRAQIFEAVDKSLKRLKTDYIDLYQIHWPDRKVSQFGANPIIYAHPEPADDETPIAETIAAMDELVKAGKVRHVGLSNETGWGTMNYLNEAVKGTGPRVVSIQNAYSLLNRTFEINLAEIAMREQVGLLAYSSLGQGTITGKYLDGKQPEGARMTLFKNFGARYHTLGAEPAIRGYLKVAEDFGVDVAQMALAFVHTRGFTTSVILGATKMEQLKNDIACHDFVLTAEMEEAINNVHRVHSNPCP; encoded by the coding sequence ATGGAAATGAGAAAACTGGGTCGTACGGACCTTGAAGTGAGCAGCCTTTGTCTGGGCACCATGACCTGGGGTGAGCAGAACACCAAGGCAGAAGCCTATGAACAGCTCGACTATGCAGTGGATCAGGGCATCAATTTCATCGACGCCGCCGAGCTTTATCCTGTCCCGAGCAGGGCCGCCACACAGGGCCGCACCGAAGAAATCATCGGTGACTGGATGCAGGATCGCGGCAACCGCTCCGACGTCATTCTTGCCACCAAGGTCATCGGCCGCTCGATGAGCAACTGGTTCCGTGACGGCGAGATCGAACCGCGCCTCAACCGCGCCCAGATCTTCGAAGCCGTCGACAAGAGCCTCAAGCGCCTCAAGACCGATTATATCGATCTTTACCAGATCCATTGGCCGGACCGGAAGGTCTCGCAGTTTGGCGCCAACCCGATCATCTACGCCCATCCGGAACCGGCCGACGACGAAACCCCGATTGCAGAAACCATCGCTGCCATGGACGAACTGGTCAAGGCTGGCAAGGTCCGCCATGTCGGCCTGTCCAACGAGACCGGCTGGGGCACGATGAATTATCTCAACGAAGCAGTAAAAGGCACCGGGCCGCGTGTTGTCTCCATCCAGAACGCCTACAGCCTTCTGAACCGCACCTTCGAAATCAACCTCGCCGAAATCGCCATGCGCGAACAGGTGGGCCTGCTTGCCTATTCGTCGCTCGGTCAGGGCACGATCACAGGCAAGTATCTGGACGGCAAACAGCCCGAAGGCGCCCGCATGACCCTGTTCAAGAATTTTGGTGCCCGTTACCACACCCTCGGGGCTGAACCGGCGATCCGCGGCTATCTCAAGGTTGCCGAAGACTTCGGCGTGGATGTCGCCCAGATGGCGCTGGCCTTCGTGCACACCCGCGGCTTCACCACGTCGGTGATCCTTGGCGCCACGAAAATGGAGCAGCTGAAAAATGACATCGCCTGCCATGATTTCGTGCTGACCGCCGAAATGGAAGAAGCCATCAACAACGTGCACCGGGTACATTCCAACCCTTGCCCGTGA
- the thpR gene encoding RNA 2',3'-cyclic phosphodiesterase encodes MMPRLFAGLEIPQPITTMLSLQRGGLYGARWIDEANYHITLRFMGDVDYSLANEIVFQMSQIQCPEFTLSLKGFGSFGARKPHSVFAAVQNNEDLVLLHQELERRMRKLGLRSDKHDYTPHVTLARLKKTAEPIDVANYLALRGGFQTEQFRVPRFVLYSSRDSVGGGPYVIEETFDLL; translated from the coding sequence ATGATGCCACGTTTGTTTGCCGGCCTGGAAATCCCCCAACCCATAACGACCATGTTGTCCCTGCAAAGAGGCGGCCTTTATGGTGCGCGCTGGATCGATGAAGCGAATTATCACATCACCTTGCGCTTCATGGGGGATGTCGACTATTCGCTTGCCAACGAGATTGTCTTCCAGATGTCCCAGATCCAGTGTCCCGAGTTCACGCTTTCTCTCAAGGGCTTTGGCTCGTTCGGTGCCAGAAAGCCACATTCGGTGTTTGCTGCGGTCCAGAACAACGAGGATCTGGTTCTCCTGCACCAGGAGCTGGAACGGCGCATGCGCAAACTTGGCCTCCGGTCGGACAAGCATGACTATACGCCGCATGTCACGCTGGCGCGCCTCAAGAAGACCGCCGAGCCGATCGACGTCGCCAACTATCTGGCCCTGCGCGGCGGCTTCCAGACCGAACAGTTCAGGGTTCCGCGCTTCGTGCTCTATTCATCCCGCGACAGCGTCGGTGGAGGGCCCTATGTGATCGAAGAAACCTTCGACCTTCTGTAG
- a CDS encoding low molecular weight protein-tyrosine-phosphatase: MLPAHPTSILFVCLGNICRSPLAEGILRQKIKENGLADRFLLDSAGLGAWHIGSRPDNRTITVARQHGTDITDIRARRIAPEDFYAFDLILAMDRDNLRDIRAMQPRDGTAEVALYLEYCGVGVLKRSYEVPDPYYGGADAFEDVYHLIDKASDILLQKLR; the protein is encoded by the coding sequence ATGCTGCCTGCTCATCCCACGTCCATTCTGTTCGTCTGCCTCGGCAATATTTGTCGGTCTCCGCTTGCGGAGGGGATCTTGCGGCAGAAGATAAAGGAGAATGGCCTTGCGGACCGGTTCCTTCTGGATAGCGCCGGGTTGGGCGCCTGGCACATCGGCAGCCGCCCGGACAACCGCACCATCACTGTTGCGCGGCAACATGGCACGGACATAACCGATATCAGGGCGCGCCGGATCGCTCCGGAGGATTTCTATGCCTTCGACCTCATTCTGGCGATGGATAGGGACAATCTGCGCGACATCAGGGCGATGCAGCCCCGGGATGGAACGGCAGAAGTGGCGCTGTATCTGGAATATTGCGGTGTCGGGGTCTTGAAGCGCTCCTATGAAGTGCCCGATCCCTATTATGGCGGGGCGGATGCGTTCGAGGATGTCTATCACCTGATCGACAAGGCCAGCGACATTTTATTACAAAAACTTCGTTGA
- a CDS encoding PAS-domain containing protein produces the protein MPYFISNENIENNLISFLMESVDQGISVTDKNLNIVFMNRAACKMLDIPISLLQKNNSVRNLISFMAERGDYGPGDLDEIVERRMAMLQQDAIHDIEHETTDGRVISLQGKFACEKIFVSIFTDVTEQRAYEAKLEAIQYELELKLENSLREVRYNRDLLVNAINAIDDGIILFDEDDRLVLANTRMLDLYPNLKRHLIRQSHVSRIEGFDLPTVGDFSEEDVIRGRHRNEMKLHDDHWYRIEQSATVNGGKIAIFSDISTYKDQTSKLQQHTNKLVKLLQKEISLSETQREFVSMASHEFKTPLAIIDSNAQRIERKAGDMPTERLLTRIANIRDSVERMQYLINRFMDFSSEEIAGLKMEAKKQNFRSTVERLCTTHLEMGETANIQWDLGDLPEHASFDQNLLDQCVSNILSNAIKYSEPGAPINVIGRSNDKHITIEIRDQGIGIPDEELPRIFNKYYRASNSSGIAGTGIGLNFTQLALKEQGGRIEVKSKLGEGSCFTIFLPASIALGEPDRGDPTRKDNQTEPDQLAS, from the coding sequence ATGCCTTACTTCATCAGCAATGAAAACATCGAGAACAATCTGATTTCATTCTTGATGGAATCGGTGGATCAGGGCATTTCGGTCACCGATAAAAATCTCAACATCGTCTTCATGAATCGCGCCGCCTGCAAGATGCTGGATATTCCGATCAGCCTGCTGCAGAAGAACAACTCCGTCAGAAACCTGATCAGTTTCATGGCCGAACGTGGCGACTACGGCCCCGGCGACCTCGATGAAATCGTCGAGCGGCGCATGGCCATGTTGCAGCAGGATGCCATTCACGACATCGAGCATGAAACGACGGATGGGCGCGTGATCAGCCTGCAGGGCAAGTTTGCTTGCGAAAAAATCTTTGTTTCCATCTTCACTGATGTCACCGAACAGCGCGCCTACGAGGCCAAGCTGGAGGCCATCCAGTATGAGTTGGAACTGAAGCTGGAGAACAGCCTGCGCGAAGTGCGCTACAACCGCGACCTGCTCGTCAATGCGATCAACGCCATCGATGATGGCATCATCCTGTTTGACGAGGATGATCGACTGGTGCTGGCAAATACCCGCATGCTCGATCTCTATCCCAATCTCAAGCGCCACCTGATCCGGCAATCCCACGTCTCCAGGATCGAGGGTTTTGACCTGCCAACGGTAGGGGATTTCAGTGAAGAAGACGTGATTCGTGGCCGTCATCGCAACGAGATGAAACTGCATGACGACCACTGGTATCGAATCGAACAGTCGGCAACTGTCAACGGCGGCAAGATAGCCATCTTCTCGGACATCTCCACCTACAAGGACCAGACCAGCAAGCTGCAACAGCACACCAACAAGCTGGTCAAGCTGCTGCAAAAGGAGATCTCGCTGTCCGAAACCCAGCGGGAGTTCGTCTCGATGGCCTCCCACGAGTTCAAGACGCCGCTTGCCATCATCGACAGCAATGCCCAGCGCATCGAGCGCAAGGCAGGTGACATGCCCACCGAAAGGCTGCTGACCCGCATTGCCAACATTCGCGACTCGGTCGAGCGCATGCAGTATTTGATCAACCGCTTCATGGATTTCTCGAGCGAGGAAATCGCCGGTCTGAAGATGGAAGCCAAAAAGCAGAATTTCCGCAGCACCGTCGAACGCCTCTGCACGACCCACCTGGAAATGGGCGAGACCGCCAACATCCAATGGGATCTCGGGGATCTGCCCGAACACGCCAGCTTCGACCAGAATCTGCTCGATCAATGCGTCAGCAACATCCTGTCCAACGCCATCAAATATTCCGAACCCGGCGCCCCCATCAATGTCATTGGACGCAGCAATGACAAGCATATTACCATCGAGATCCGTGATCAGGGCATCGGCATCCCCGACGAGGAGTTACCGAGGATCTTCAACAAATACTATCGGGCCTCCAATTCAAGCGGCATCGCGGGAACGGGTATCGGACTCAATTTCACCCAGTTGGCCCTCAAGGAACAGGGCGGCAGAATTGAAGTCAAAAGCAAACTCGGGGAAGGATCCTGCTTCACCATCTTCCTGCCCGCCTCCATTGCCCTTGGAGAGCCGGACAGAGGCGATCCGACCCGCAAGGACAATCAGACCGAGCCTGATCAGCTGGCATCATGA
- a CDS encoding response regulator yields MPEKILCIEDEALLLEDIVEELQDAGYLTLKASNGKEAIEILKYETVDLILCDIMMPVIDGPTTLKLVRERLPQHNEVPFIFLTAKSTREDILLGKKMGVDDYLTKPIDYDLLLATIKARLEQVNRIRETNEAKLKRIYHALRENHSAEPLSVALVANSHKFVLPIEQALQDLGCLVEFVHEEHLAVRKDTVEKNDLVFLFYSKIVHYYLNGLINTRATHGRGKMILLCKDNVDHNLREALLELGIGKTIDYPFPPVAIFKTILEATQNKI; encoded by the coding sequence ATGCCGGAAAAGATTCTTTGCATCGAAGATGAAGCGCTTCTGCTCGAAGACATCGTCGAGGAATTGCAAGATGCTGGCTACCTGACATTGAAGGCCAGCAACGGCAAGGAAGCAATTGAAATCCTGAAGTATGAGACGGTCGATCTCATCCTGTGCGACATCATGATGCCGGTGATCGACGGCCCGACAACCCTCAAGCTCGTTCGCGAGCGGCTGCCGCAGCACAATGAGGTGCCCTTCATCTTCCTGACGGCAAAATCAACGCGGGAAGACATCCTTCTGGGGAAGAAGATGGGCGTCGACGACTATCTCACCAAGCCCATCGACTATGATCTGCTGCTAGCCACCATCAAGGCCCGCCTCGAACAGGTCAACCGCATCAGGGAGACCAACGAGGCCAAGCTAAAACGCATCTATCACGCGCTGCGCGAAAACCATTCGGCCGAGCCCCTGTCCGTTGCCCTCGTGGCCAATTCGCACAAGTTTGTCCTGCCGATCGAACAGGCGCTCCAGGATCTGGGCTGTCTGGTGGAATTCGTCCACGAAGAGCATCTGGCGGTACGCAAGGACACCGTCGAGAAGAACGATCTGGTCTTCCTGTTCTACAGCAAGATCGTGCACTATTATCTCAACGGCCTCATCAACACCCGCGCCACCCACGGCCGCGGCAAGATGATCCTTCTATGCAAGGACAACGTCGATCACAATCTGCGCGAAGCCCTGCTGGAACTCGGCATCGGCAAGACCATCGACTATCCCTTCCCGCCGGTCGCCATTTTCAAGACCATTCTGGAAGCCACCCAGAACAAGATCTGA
- the gtfA gene encoding sucrose phosphorylase — MKNKVQLITYVDRLTGGRFADLKTMIEGPLSGLFGTVHALPFFDPYDGADAGFDPKDHTMVDPRLGNWDDVRALSTSIDVMADLIVNHVSADGVAFQDFLKKGAQSDYADMFLTYASVFPDGATEADLTSIYRPRPGLPFNQMSFGDGSKHLIWTTFTPKQIDINVHSEKGAAYLDSILTRFAEAGISCIRLDAAGYAIKKPGTSCFMIPETYDFLAELAHKAKARGMEVLVEIHSYYQDQIEISKKVDRVYDFALPPLVMHALFTADAAPLARWLEVSPRNALTVLDTHDGIGVIDVGAHADGRPGLLDPEAIHNLVETMHERSGGTSRQATGARASNLDLYQVNSTYFDAIGRRETDYLIARAVQFFAPGIPQVYYIGLLGAENDMELLAATDVGRDINRHYYKKGEVEAALATPVVSALTKLIRFRNEHPAFNGAFSMVQPSRSELELIWKSEGQWAKLSVDFAKMTATISHTGPEGAASFAVRP; from the coding sequence ATGAAGAACAAAGTTCAGCTCATCACCTATGTCGACCGGCTCACCGGAGGACGCTTTGCCGACCTCAAGACCATGATCGAAGGCCCGTTGTCGGGACTGTTCGGAACCGTGCATGCCCTGCCCTTTTTCGATCCCTATGACGGCGCCGATGCGGGGTTTGACCCCAAGGACCACACCATGGTTGATCCCCGTCTTGGCAACTGGGATGATGTGCGCGCCCTCTCGACATCGATTGACGTGATGGCCGATCTCATCGTCAACCATGTCTCGGCAGACGGCGTCGCCTTTCAGGATTTCCTCAAGAAGGGGGCACAGTCCGACTATGCGGACATGTTCCTGACCTATGCGTCGGTCTTTCCCGATGGTGCCACCGAGGCCGATCTCACCTCGATCTACCGCCCGCGGCCGGGGCTTCCGTTCAACCAGATGTCCTTCGGCGACGGCAGCAAGCATCTGATCTGGACGACCTTCACGCCCAAGCAGATCGACATCAACGTTCACAGCGAGAAGGGTGCAGCCTATCTCGACAGCATCCTGACGCGCTTTGCCGAAGCCGGCATTAGCTGCATCCGGCTTGATGCCGCCGGTTATGCCATCAAGAAGCCGGGCACCAGCTGCTTCATGATCCCGGAGACCTATGATTTTCTCGCCGAGCTGGCCCACAAGGCCAAGGCGCGCGGCATGGAAGTGCTGGTCGAGATTCACAGCTACTATCAGGACCAGATCGAAATTTCCAAAAAGGTCGACCGGGTCTACGACTTCGCCCTGCCGCCTCTGGTCATGCACGCCCTGTTCACAGCCGATGCAGCACCACTCGCCCGCTGGCTCGAAGTCAGCCCGCGCAACGCGCTGACGGTGCTCGACACCCATGACGGCATCGGTGTCATCGATGTGGGAGCTCATGCAGACGGCCGTCCGGGCCTTCTGGACCCCGAGGCAATCCATAATCTGGTGGAGACCATGCACGAGCGCTCAGGTGGCACCTCCCGTCAGGCAACTGGCGCCAGAGCCTCCAACCTCGACCTCTATCAGGTCAACTCGACCTATTTCGATGCCATCGGACGGCGCGAGACCGACTATCTGATCGCCCGCGCCGTGCAGTTTTTCGCACCCGGCATCCCACAGGTCTATTACATTGGCCTTCTGGGAGCCGAGAACGACATGGAGCTGCTCGCCGCCACCGACGTCGGCCGGGACATCAATCGGCATTACTACAAGAAGGGCGAAGTGGAAGCAGCGCTCGCAACACCGGTGGTATCGGCGCTCACAAAACTGATCCGCTTCCGAAACGAACATCCGGCCTTCAACGGGGCCTTTTCGATGGTCCAGCCTTCCCGTTCCGAGCTGGAGCTCATCTGGAAGAGCGAAGGTCAATGGGCCAAGCTGTCCGTGGACTTTGCAAAGATGACAGCGACCATTTCCCACACCGGCCCGGAAGGCGCCGCAAGCTTCGCCGTTCGCCCCTGA
- a CDS encoding circularly permuted type 2 ATP-grasp protein produces the protein MSSRSPKLQDIWKRFDEADFENLKARSKDADLELFNLGVTFTVYSDKDVIDRVLPFDIIPRVLTASEWDTIDRGVIQRVSAINAFLHDIYNERHILNDGTVPAELVLGNSNYRDVMVGFQPACGVYTHISGTDIIRDDSGQFLVLEDNVRSPSGVSYVVENRHLMERSFPDLLADLKLRKVSDYGTNLFSKLSEVAPSGCLDRDEPQVVVMSPGMFNSAYFEHIFLAREMGVPVVEGSDLFCDEDRVYMKTIGGPRRVDVIYRRIDDAFIDPEAFRPDSMLGVKGLVNAMLKGNVTIANALGTGVADDKAVYAYMPRIIKYYLDEEPILANVETHICREKESLQYTLDHLDELVVKPVGESGGYGITIGPKATKAQLDEARTALLANPSNFIAQPMISLSVCPTLGETGLVPRHVDLRPFAITGKGTWVLPGGLTRVALKEGSLIVNSSQGGGTKDTWVLAEDQFNSNDGGNA, from the coding sequence ATGTCCAGTCGCAGCCCAAAGCTGCAAGACATCTGGAAAAGGTTTGACGAAGCAGATTTTGAAAATCTCAAGGCCCGGTCAAAGGATGCCGACCTGGAGCTTTTCAATCTCGGTGTCACCTTCACGGTTTACAGCGACAAGGACGTGATCGACCGTGTTCTGCCCTTTGACATCATACCCAGGGTCCTGACGGCAAGCGAGTGGGACACCATCGACCGGGGCGTCATCCAGCGCGTCTCCGCGATCAATGCGTTTCTGCATGACATCTACAATGAACGCCACATCCTGAACGACGGCACCGTTCCGGCCGAGCTTGTCCTTGGCAATTCCAACTATCGTGACGTCATGGTCGGCTTCCAGCCCGCATGCGGGGTCTATACCCATATCTCAGGCACCGACATCATCCGCGACGACAGCGGTCAGTTCCTCGTGCTGGAAGACAATGTGCGCTCACCCTCCGGTGTGTCCTATGTGGTCGAGAACCGGCATCTGATGGAACGCTCCTTCCCGGACCTTTTGGCCGACCTGAAGCTGCGCAAGGTATCGGACTATGGCACCAACCTCTTCTCCAAGCTGAGCGAAGTTGCCCCGAGCGGTTGCCTCGACCGAGACGAACCGCAGGTGGTGGTCATGTCACCGGGCATGTTCAACTCGGCCTATTTCGAACATATATTCCTCGCCCGCGAAATGGGCGTGCCTGTTGTCGAGGGCAGTGACCTCTTCTGCGATGAAGACAGGGTCTACATGAAGACCATTGGCGGTCCGCGCCGGGTTGACGTCATCTATCGCCGCATCGACGATGCTTTCATCGACCCCGAGGCGTTCCGCCCCGATTCCATGCTCGGCGTGAAGGGGCTGGTCAACGCCATGCTGAAGGGCAACGTGACCATCGCCAATGCACTCGGCACCGGCGTCGCCGACGACAAGGCGGTCTATGCCTACATGCCGCGCATCATCAAATACTATCTCGACGAGGAACCGATCCTGGCCAACGTCGAGACCCATATCTGCCGGGAAAAGGAATCCCTCCAGTACACGCTCGACCATCTGGACGAACTGGTGGTCAAGCCGGTTGGAGAATCCGGTGGCTACGGCATCACCATCGGCCCCAAGGCAACCAAGGCTCAGCTTGACGAAGCCCGCACGGCCCTCCTGGCCAACCCGAGCAACTTCATCGCCCAGCCGATGATCTCCCTTTCGGTCTGCCCGACACTGGGAGAAACCGGACTGGTGCCACGCCACGTCGACCTGCGCCCATTTGCCATCACCGGCAAGGGCACCTGGGTCCTGCCCGGCGGCCTCACCCGCGTTGCGCTCAAGGAAGGCTCCCTGATTGTCAACTCCTCGCAAGGGGGTGGCACAAAGGATACCTGGGTGCTTGCCGAAGACCAATTCAATTCAAATGACGGAGGCAACGCATGA
- a CDS encoding alpha-E domain-containing protein translates to MSMLLSRYAEALFWFARYIERSASLARILNVQAGFWQDHSNQENWASILSLYVDTDRFTERHGQVTAQKVAKFYITDRENPGSILSCLWAARENARLLRPLISVSMWSYINVSYNEMKSLSDRDLDAARLSRTCESIARTCDAIMGVTEGTYYRDAGWRFYQLGLWIERADQTSRLLDVKVAQVANYNGLDQTETVADLEFWKLLLHSFEAYHAFQRNRPGRMDPRKVANFLMFNQSFPRSLTHCIGEIQDMLNDLYMGYQLRRVAHCYEEVEMLQYELEAAAKDQHLHLRFHGFNDMVQNRLMEITKQLGQSFFGHADWSKEAEECQNQTKSQTQSQTLS, encoded by the coding sequence ATGAGCATGCTGTTGAGTCGCTACGCCGAAGCCCTGTTCTGGTTCGCCCGCTATATCGAACGCTCCGCAAGTCTGGCGCGCATCCTCAATGTGCAGGCCGGCTTCTGGCAGGATCACTCCAATCAGGAAAACTGGGCCTCGATCCTGTCCCTCTATGTCGATACCGACCGCTTCACCGAGCGCCATGGTCAGGTGACCGCTCAGAAGGTGGCCAAATTCTACATCACGGACCGTGAAAATCCGGGCTCCATCCTCTCCTGCCTGTGGGCAGCACGCGAGAATGCCCGTCTGCTGCGGCCGCTGATTTCCGTTTCCATGTGGTCCTATATCAACGTCTCCTACAACGAGATGAAGAGCCTCAGCGACCGCGATCTGGATGCGGCGCGCCTGTCGCGCACCTGTGAATCCATCGCCCGCACCTGCGACGCCATCATGGGCGTCACCGAAGGCACCTATTATCGCGATGCCGGCTGGCGCTTCTACCAGCTTGGATTGTGGATCGAGCGGGCCGACCAGACCAGCCGACTGCTCGATGTCAAGGTTGCCCAGGTGGCCAACTACAATGGCCTCGACCAGACCGAGACGGTGGCAGATTTGGAATTCTGGAAACTGCTGCTGCATTCCTTCGAAGCCTATCACGCCTTCCAGCGCAACAGACCGGGCCGAATGGATCCAAGGAAAGTCGCCAACTTCCTGATGTTCAACCAGAGCTTCCCACGCTCGCTCACTCACTGTATCGGCGAGATACAGGACATGCTCAACGACCTTTACATGGGCTATCAGCTGCGCCGCGTTGCCCACTGCTATGAAGAGGTCGAGATGCTGCAGTATGAGTTGGAGGCTGCCGCAAAGGATCAGCATCTGCATCTGCGCTTCCATGGCTTCAATGACATGGTGCAAAACCGGCTGATGGAAATCACCAAACAGTTGGGGCAGTCATTCTTCGGTCATGCAGACTGGTCAAAAGAGGCAGAGGAATGCCAGAACCAGACCAAGTCACAGACACAGTCCCAGACCTTGTCCTGA